DNA from Drosophila suzukii chromosome 2R, CBGP_Dsuzu_IsoJpt1.0, whole genome shotgun sequence:
TGGCACCCCTTCGCAAAATGGTGGGCACTACGGCAATGGACTCGGCGTTGATCACCAAGCAGGGGTGATTAAAGTAACCCTTCTCGGTGAGAAAGGGTGGACGACGTCGTGGTCTGCCCAGTTCGCCCATTAAGCAATTAATCATGGCCGTCTCCTCGCCACATAAATACCGATCTCCCCGCTGGACCATCACATCGAACTTGATGCCCGTTCCGCAGGCATCATCCCCCAGCAGACCTTGATGATAGGCCTCGGCCAGGGCAAAGTGCAGGTTGCAAGCCTCGTTGTAGAACCGATTCCGGATGTATACGACGGCCCTGCCGCATCCcatggccacgcccaccaggAGCATGCCCTCGATCAGTTTGTGCGGCTCGTGGCGTAGGATCTCCCGATCCTTGCAGGTTCCCGGCTCTCCTTCGGCGCAGTTCACGATGACAACCTTGGGTATCTTTTCGGACTTGGTCTTCCGGAGGAACTCCCACTTCAGTCCGGCATAGAAGCCAGCTCCTCCACGTCCACGCAGTCCGCTCTTGCTTACCTGGTCCATAATCCATTCGGGACCCTGCTCCAGGAGATCCCCGGTGCGATGCCAATCTCCACGCTCGCAGGCTCCCTCCAACCGCCAATCGTGGCGTCCATAGAGATTCTGGAAGACCCGATCGCAGTCATCCAGCGGACCAAACTTCTTCTTGGTATTCGGTTTATATCCTTTCGGTGTGACGGAAATCTTGGGCCGATCTGGACCCAACTTTGTGGACTTTTCCGACTCCTTGACAGCCTCCTTAGCCCGAGTTTGAACCAGACGCAGTTGCTCTTTCCACCGAGACGGCAAATTGCCATTCAAAATCTTACGAAACATTTTCTGGGCTTGTAAAATAGATAACATGTTTTGGTCTGTTCTTAAAAAGCCAGGAAGTGGAATGGCAATTTACTCAACGAATGCTACTGCGAGCACTACCTTACAAAAAATACTGCAATTAAAATTCCCTATAACATAGTTGAACTGAGccacattttaaataaaatttcttTTACTATCCTTTTGTGGTTTATAATATACTATTTAAAATCCAATCGTTTTCAATTTGTCTTACTAGAATCAAGTTATTGCTGTAGATACACATGTTCATATTCCAGATTTAAATCTATTTGCCTGACAAATGATGACAGCGGGTGGTTTCATCCTTGTAAGACGAGCCGTGCtctattttattcaaatttggGCTCAAATTAGAAACTGAAGGCCAGATCTAAGCCAGCATTTGGCCCAAAATCCTTTTTTAAACGAGTTTTCTTGCCCAAAAGACCATACACATAGACGGACAGCAAAGTAAATACGTCGGGGCCAAAGTTGGTCGACGACAAATTGGAAGACTGAAAGTAGCGCAACAAATGCTGCCATAACGACAATGGGACAATAAATTCAGGAATATACCGGCAGCACACCCCACAATCGCCCACAATCACCCACAACCACCCACATGGCAGATGCGAGGCACTTTCCCCAATGCGACGACATGTGCGAATGCGTATACGTAATTTTCTATGAATcgagcaacagcagcagaagcagtGGCACAGACAGCCCCTTTCAATTTATGCAGCCATCCGACAGCAATTCGCCTTTAATGGCAGCCAACAAAAGGCAGCCCGAAACCAGATGAACTGGAGACGAGGATGTGGTATTTGGTACCTAGTAGCTCTTACCTGTTACCTGTTACCAGGACCAGCAACCTGAGAGGGTTTCAATTAGCGAGCTTTGTGTCCCAAAATGAAATGGTACTCGCACGCAAATGAGTTGCCAGCGACAAACTGGAGTCTCGCCTCCCGGCCAACTCATTAGCATAGACTAATGGGCGCCATGAGGAGCATCCTGAGGGGTTCCCAAGATGCACTCCTGCTGCATTAAGAGATTTCGTGCAGGTGGCCCCAGCAACCCACAAATCACGGATTTAATTGGCGGAATTGTTGGCTTAGGACTGCGGAGAAATTTAAGCTATGAGACACAATTGGCCAACAGTTTGGGTCTTGCTTTAAGGAGACTACACTTGCAGTTAAGCCacttgaaaaatatattcGTTGTCGTTATTATTATTCTTAGATTCAAATTTGTcgtttttatatattcttgcaggtaattattttaatagcaTTGCATGGTTTCACTTAATTAAAATCATTCGTATATAACAGACAACGGATATGCATAGGATTTTAAtataaactaaaaatatatttttatatatgaatataaattattataaattattatatataaattattataaataaatattatatatatatataaataaattatatataacgATATTATAAAGTTGTCCGATTGATACATAATAGtatttaaaattctaaaatggTATACCCCAGAGTAGAATATCAAATAATAATAGCTGAACCTAAAAACGTGTTAAATTATAAAAGTGAAAAAGCTTGGAAGCTCACAAATATAAATTGCATTAGCAAAAATTACGATAAACTTAGAGATCGGGATTTCAGATGTTCACTCCCCAGTGAATGCAGTTCCTTTACAGAGATAAATATTCAAGGACATTGTttttgaattgagaacattcgttcttaaaaccgtgtaagtaccTGTAGGTATCAATGTTGTCAATATTAGtacgaaatggtgagaagagaaaagtatACTTAAgtttactttaaaaatttttgataATTATACCCTACTGACTGGACTAATAGTTTAGTTGTTGTATTAAACAATGTAAGTACCGtcaattcaacttgatttaaacacaatgaaaacattttcaacttcaaaTATGTTGCTccatttttaagaacattttcaactcagatgagaacgtcagaattctCTCTGTGTTGATATGCTAAATCTTTGTATTTTAGAATGTAGAATAACCAACCATGACCTCGAATTCAAAACCATTagatttatattttcttatttatgattttttcaACATTACTATACTACACTATATAGTATTTTTTTAGGTGTTTGCCCCCTCGACCCCAATCCTAGAAGGTAAACTGCAATCCCCCGCCAGAAGTCGAGTTGTCGCTACCCTTGCGGGAggtgtttgtgtttgttttatgAGCTCAGTTTGCTCAGCTCTGGTTGATTTCGTTATTATTATTGCTGGGTAATGTTTTATGGCCACTTTGTGGCTGTTTTCACACTCAGTCGGCCAAAGACCACAAAGCCACCGACCAAAAACAATCAGGACAGCAGGCGCTGAACACTTTTCTGCGCCACGAAAAGCAAACAATCAACGCACACCGGAGATTAGCTCTAATGGAGTAGCCATTCCTGTTTCGGTTTCAGTCCACAAAATAACTGAACAGATCCCATCGCGGAATTCACTCACTTGTTTGCATTAGCAAATGCATTGTGTACTCCCTCTGGGGGCTTTTGTATTATGTGTTGAATACATTAACGATTGGATATTTTAGGTACACTACGGCTAACTAGTTGTTCGTTTacgtttatttaacaaatacCTATGTTCTAACAAGGTTTTGAAAACAGCTGTAATCCAAAAATGAATCATTCCTTATAGTTCATTTGAATGGGCGCTACTCCCAGGATCACTACAACTTCTTTATAGAGTATTTAATGGTTGTGGCAACACTACAACTTCTTTATAGAGTATTTAATGGTTGTGGCAAGCGACATTCCTACCGAAAATTTATAGACGCACATGCCTGTGCTTTTTGTGTCCTTGTTTTCCATGTGTTGCAAAGTGATTTATCAACCATTAAATGGTATGTAGGTGAACTATGCCGAGGACAATTAAATCCGAAATAATGAACCTACACAATTTATCGATATTCAGAGTGATTGGATTTCCCTATTTTTGATAAACCACTTTTTTATGCTAATTACTGGGTTACGTGCAGCTGAAGAATCACAAGCTTAAATGGCCCTAACAGACTCTCAACTAACTGCATTTACCGCACATTTGACACTTGCCACATGTGCCAACGAGTCGATATTGGCACACTAAACTAAACAGCAATCAATAGACGCCCCAAGGACACTGCCGCCGCCATCGACTTTAAATAAGCTAATTTACATGCACACATGGAGCTCCTGGTGGCAATTTGTAAGCGTCGACGACAATGCCAGCAAATTTACAGCCCACGGAGGCAGTTGCAAGTGCCGCAGCTGCACATTAATGGCCTGGTTGGCCCACTGGCATCCCAGCTTCAAGTACCAGACCCTCCAGACCCACCAGACCCACCAGACCCACCAGACCCACCATAACCACCAGATCCTCCACTCAGACCCCAGACGATTGTGGTTTGTCTTCAGTCAACCAGCCAGATGCTGCTTGTTTTTGCCATCAGACATCAACTCATTATCGAGCCAGGAATTGAGCAGTTCATCCAACTGTTGCATTGCTTGGTATTGGTTTTTGGGTTTAAGGGAGATTcatgaattaattaattaagatTCAAAATCCAAGAACCAAACCGCTTCCAGATTTTATGGCTTTAGGCTACGAAGTATAagatacaaatatttttgttgtgGAAATTAGTCCAGCCTTAATACTTGTAGCTACTTCAGGGATTTTCAAGCAGATTTAAAAGCAGTATGTATGCCTCtctttttggtatttttactCCAACTAGTTTTCAATCCGGATTTAGACTTTAGGAAATTGCATTTTTGAGGGCCAAAGTTTGCTCAGCCAACCTACATTTATTCAAAGACAAAAGATTTTAACCACCAGAGCAAATATTGTTGAATGTTTAACAAGAGGAAAACCAGAAAAGTTAGATTTACACCAGCTTTACTGTTCCTCAATGGCTTTCCACTTTTTGTAGCACACTTCTGAGGGCAGCGCATTAAAGGTGCCAACTTCAggcattaaaatgtaaaagCAATCTCGGTTATGGG
Protein-coding regions in this window:
- the ND-51L2 gene encoding NADH dehydrogenase [ubiquinone] flavoprotein 1, mitochondrial, with amino-acid sequence MLSILQAQKMFRKILNGNLPSRWKEQLRLVQTRAKEAVKESEKSTKLGPDRPKISVTPKGYKPNTKKKFGPLDDCDRVFQNLYGRHDWRLEGACERGDWHRTGDLLEQGPEWIMDQVSKSGLRGRGGAGFYAGLKWEFLRKTKSEKIPKVVIVNCAEGEPGTCKDREILRHEPHKLIEGMLLVGVAMGCGRAVVYIRNRFYNEACNLHFALAEAYHQGLLGDDACGTGIKFDVMVQRGDRYLCGEETAMINCLMGELGRPRRRPPFLTEKGYFNHPCLVINAESIAVVPTILRRGAKWWAGLGRGYNTGTKLYCISGEVNNPCTVEEEMSIPLKDLIERHAGGVKGGWDNLAAVFPGGLSTPLLNPPTATEVLMDFDCLISAGSGLGCGSVIVMSKDSDPLAVMLRSIQFFEKHTCKQCTYCRDGAIWLPEMFARFVKGQTHPHEIDWTLAIADKMRNSKPICALAYSQVSVAESLVRMFSQQIQERILKFAKGS